The genomic stretch gtgggtaaaattcttgaaacacaaggatgagtctcattcagtgttctttgatttctgcattcagattcaatctgaaaaagagtgtaaaatcataaaggttagaagtgatcatggtggtgaatttgagaacagatcctttgaagaattcttcaaagaaaatggtattgcccatgatttctcttgtcctagaactccacagcaaaatggagttgtagaacgaaagaataggactctgcaagaaatggccagaaccatgatcaatgaaaccaatatggctaagcatttctgggcagaagcaataaacactgcatgctatattcagaatagaatctctatcagacctattctaaataagactccttatgaattgtggaagaataaaaagcccaacatttcatatttccatccttttggatgtgtatgctttattctgaacactaaagatcatcttggtaagtttgattccaaagcacaaaaatgtttccttcttggatattctgaacgctcaaaaggctacagagtatacaatactgaaacattgattgtggaagaatcaataaatatcaggtttgatgataagcttggttttgaaaaaccaaagcagtttgataattttgcagattgtgatattgatatatcagaagttgttgagccaagaagcaacgcatcagaagcagagcttctcagaagcaaagaatctgaagatcaagtatcagcttctctggagaatctaagcatttctgaagaaccatctgtcagaagatcatccagactcatctctggtcattcagaagatgtcattcttggaaagaaggatgatccaatcagaacaagagcattccttaagaacaatgcagactgtcaattaggtcttgtatctttgatcgagccaacttctgttgatcatgctctagaagatccagactggataattgctatgcaagaagaactgaatcagtttacaagaaatgatgtttgggatcttgttcctagaccagatggattcaatataataggtacaaaatgggtcttcagaaacaagcccagaatgagaagatgagaagttcttatgtatgggtatcttctaaaatgaaattttttttaagaagttctgattgaaatcaattagaaattgtgattcagttattactaatgtttcattgtctaagttgattcagaatctctttaaaagcaaaacagctgtaactggctatccagatggtaaacacgtgttcactattcctggacaagcgtgcgtgcagttgaggggacgtctacttaggtaactgtgcaaatcacgtcttttgtcattattatctctcctcacgtcacgtaacattaaatgtttttcatcatttactctccttcagttttctttttatattcttcaaacgtttcttttccctcttatatttctctcactttgcattcagtttctttttcgttctctatctttgcattcatatcataaaccctagcagtttccaatatctgcaacttcatcatgaatccatcgtcaagctctgggaatcaagataatgatcggaaacaaaagagaaaggcaactgctgaaccagaaaccaaaccaaaaagagtaaggatcacctatgaccctctcaaagtgaacccgtttgaagctatgatgtctggaaattactctagacgtgtgtatcaaccccttgacggtacccctcaatcacctccctcttcacagacctccaccacctcttcctcctcattcatcctctcggaaccaccttcttcaccatctgatatctcctctccttcaacccatccatcagatatttcttcatctttctcacacccttttcccaccagaacacctaatccctatagtgttgtttttcccgactccagattcactgtcaaccctccaacccctaccactcaatcatttctggagcttttacattctgatgtaaatggctggttggagattctgggtgctgctcaccttaaccatctggatgagtatgctacgagcaacctttgggatacctttcgtcaggattttctggctaaggctacagacactcagagaaggattatgtctgaagctcctggtgttcgtggtcttcggttggaagttggtgaaagcagctatcaccatctcatcaggaacagaagtgttcttgaggagaagataccagcagatgagttggaagaagaaaatctctgcagagacatcatggtgtggagaccatggtttcctgtgctgactggagattttcagtggctgttcaactggttcagaatgaacccttctgaaaaagcacctcacatggtctttccagtagtggtttatcctgctgaagttgctggtcctactcctccaacaaacctagcagctattcttcaagcgttggaagttggaacttctgaactgcctgaaccagaatatgctaaggctacttctgagtcagactcagatgaggaaatggaagatgcacaagctgaagatcttctagaagatcaccctgctgagattgctgtcccttttggcagaaattcaggtgcttcttcttctggtgaaacctcagctctgatggagaccttggaagctcttcatcagaatcaagctatgctggcttctcgtttggacgcgcaagaagtagccaatgctgagtttcgctccttcatggcaaggcaagctacaagcactgacgggattcatgatgttctggcgcggattttgcgtaggctaggatcttagtcctttggtctgtgtagtttttctttccttgttgcatctgttttcctgcattcctcttttgtaatctttcttgttgaaatcaatgaaaagtttctttgtttttacactccagtgattttatttgtcgttttattcatctgaatcttttgaaatattctttttgatgttatgacaaaaagggggagaagataaatgataaatgatttgattaatctatcagttgctgggtaaagctcccacatatttactaacaagaactgcaagttctatatggtttaagtgttttgcaggtataaagaagtgaagagaatcttcaaagcaaacacaagaagcaaaaccataagaagtgctattctgtaaaaagaataagctcatggacttgaatttctttgatcttcagaacattcacagcttctgatttctgcttccatttaggacagcttcagagcttgagttttctggatctttagaacattcacagcttctgatttctgcttccctcggatagcttcagagctttgaatttctaccaacatcacttcatgctagatttgaatcagaacattgttgaatgtaccagagcatcatcagagcatctctacatcctgaaatgttacagaacaaaaactaaacgacaaaagtcagcatgaacgagtcagaacataaaatgtatattcgaacacatgatatgtatcagagccatataggctaaaataatgtatcagagcaaatagaattttgtcagagcaaatagacaaatatggatcaaattctattatcagtgctgcttctgattcattcttctttcttgcttctgatttctgaaggttgacagcacttagcttgcttctgatcgcaaattcatatcatttatatatgtttttgtcatcatcaaaaagggggagattgttagaacaagatttgttttgatcaattatcttagttttgatgataacaataatatgaattttgcttaagataatatggtactctaatccaatgcaatttccttttcaggaaatatataaagagtatgcataattcagcgctcagaagctttgtctcaaagggttcagcatgcaacataagaacatggtctggcaagacatcagaagatggtcgaagcagaatcagaacatgggtctatggaagcatcagaagaacatgagatcagaagcactgaagttctgatggtatcacgcacagaagcacttcaaggtcagaagatcagaagatgctttgcaccaagctgtttgactctgatgatattcaaacgttgtattcacaaacatcagatcagaaggaagtacaagtggcaagctacgctgactgacaaaaggaacgttaaaagctattaaaggcaacgtcagtagacacagcgtgaacaaggctcgaggtagttgacaaaagcgtataacattaaatgcgatgctgtacggaacacgcaaagcattaaatgcactcaacggtcatcttctccaacgcctataaatatgaagttctgatgagaagcaaggttaacgattctgaacaaaacaactcatattaacttgctgaaactctgttctactcaaagctcagaatcttcatcttcatcaaagctcactacattgctgttgtaatatattagtgagattaagcttaaacgttaagagaaatatcacagtttgtgattatagcttttaagaagcaattgtaatactcttagaattgattacattaagttgtaaggaactagagtgatcgtgtggatcagaatactctaggaagtcttagagggtatctaagcaggttgtaactagagtgatcgtgtggatcagaatactctagaaagtcttagagggtatctaagcagttgttcctggagtgatcagtgtgtgatcagaagactctggaagacttagttgctgactaagtggagaaccattgtaatccgtgcgattagtggattaaatcctcagttgaggtaaatcatctctgcaggggtggactggagtagtttagttaacaacgaaccaggataaaaataactgtgcaatttatttttatctgtcaagtttttaaagctacacttattcaaacccccccctttctaagtgtttttctatccttcaaaatctTCCTGAGACTTCTTTGCTTTCCTTCGAACAGATATCAAAAATAAGGGATTTAATATCCTGAAAGGAATGTAGTCGGGAATCTATAAGGTGAGACAAACCTGCTACCCTCCAACACTGATTAGTAACTGTacaaatcatcagagtcaaacagcttggtgcaaagcatcttctgatcttctgaccttgaagtgcttctgtgcgtgataccatcagaacttcagtgcttctgatctcatgttcttctgatgcttccatagacccatgttctgattctgcttcgaccatcttctgatgtcttgccagaccatgttctgatgttgcatgctgaaccctttgagacaaagcttctgagcgctgaattatgcatactctttatatatttcctgaaaaggaaattgcattggattagagtaccatattatcttaagcaaaattcatattattgttatcatcaaaactaagataattgatcagaacaaatcttgttctaacaatctccccctttttgatgatgacaaaaacatatataaatgatatgaatttgcgatcagaaagagcagacggcaaaagacaaattacacagctatagcataagcatatgaatatgtctccccctgagattaacaatctccccctgagataaataatccccccctgaaataaatactcgaagaactttaataaaagacttccctgattatttcggtagagacgatcacataagcttctgtcttcagagaattcatagcttctgacttctgcttccattggacagcttcagaactagaatttctttagatccctagaacactcacagcttctgattcctgcttccatctaggacagcttcagaacttgaatttctttgatcttcagaacattcacagcttctgatttctgcttccatttaggacagcttcagaacttgaatttctttgatcttcagaacattcacagcttctgatttctgcttccatttaggacagcttcagagcttgagttttctggatctttagaacattcacagcttctgatttctgcttccctcggatagcttcagagctttgaatttctaccaacatcacttcatgctagatttgaatcagaacattgttgaatatattagtgagattaagcttaaacgttaagagaaatatcacagtttgtgattatagcttttaagaagcaattgtaatactcttagaattgattacattaagttgtaaggaactagagtgatcgtgtggatcagaatactctaggaagtcttagagggtatctaagcaggttgtaactagagtgatcgtgtggatcagaatactctagaaagtcttagagggtatctaagcagttgttcctggagtgatcagtgtgtgatcagaagactctggaagacttagttgctgactaagtggagaaccattgtaatccgtgcgattagtggattaaatcctcagttgaggtaaatcatctctgcgggggtggactggagtagtttagttaacaacgaaccaggataaaaataactgtgcaatttatttttatctgtcaagtttttaaagctacacttattcaaaccccccccctttctaagtgtttttctatccttcaaaatctTCCTGAGACTTCTTTGCTTTCCTTCGAACAGATATCAAAAATAAGGGATTTAATATCCTGAAAGGAATGTAGTCGGGAATCTATAAGGTGAGACAAACCTGCTGCCCTCCAACACTGATTAGTAACTGTACAAGTCAGAAAAAGATGCCACTCATCCTCGATTGTACTAGCACAAAACTGGCTGTCAAGCGGGCACTCCACAAAGCAGTTCCTTAGTTTCTCTCGAGTAGGAAGGAAACCCTTACAAATTCTCCAAATAAGGTGCTTGACTCTAGGAGGAGCTTTGATCTTCCAAACATTCCCCCAATTCTCTGAACTTCCCACCACCTCCTTACTTCTATCCATGTTATGCCAAAGTTTATAACCCTTTCTCACACTATAGACACCATCCTGCTCATCCTTCCAAATCATTTTATCTTTTGTAACTTCTTCAAACAAGGGAACCTGAAGAATTTTCTCCATATCCGACGCGTCAAAAAGATTTCTAACGATATCAACATCCCATTGCTTAACATTGGCTTGCATAAGATTATTAACAGACATATGGTAAACCTCCTATTTCTGCGGCCCCCTTAATGTACCTTCAATGCTGCCACGAAACCACGGATCCTGCATAATATTTAGCTGACTACCATCCCCAATACTCCACCTGCATCCTAGAGTTAGAACCTCACGGGATTTCCAAATACTCCAAACAAAACTCGGATTATAACCAAGGGAAGAATCAAAGaaagaattatttggaaaataccTTGCTTTGAGGATTCTAGAGACGAGAGTATCTGGCTTCAATAGTAAGGACCAACCTTCTTTTGCGACCATGGCCATGTTAAAAGCTTTAAAATCTCGAAATCCTAAACCTCCTTCTTCTTTAGAGCACGCTAATCTATCCTAAGACATCCATCGAATTCCTCCGCCTTCCTTCCCACCTCCCCACCAAAACGCATTCAACATCCTTTCAATATCCTGAATAACCGCCTCCGGAAGAATAAACAAACTCATAATGTACGATGGTATAGCCTGGAGAATAGATTTGATCATAATTTCTTTGCCTGCTTTTGATAGAGATCTCCGTTTCCAAGAGTTAATCCTATTCCAGATGCGATCCTTAATGTACGCAAAAGTAGCCTTCTTACTTCTCCCAATCATAGAGGGTAAGCCTAGATATTTTCCCATTCCTAACACATGACGGACTCCCATAATACTGGCTAGATCCTCCTGAGCAGGTTTGGATAAATTGCGACTAAAAAACACCTCTGATTTAGTCAGATTGATTTCCTGGCCTGAAGCCTCCGCATAAGTCTCAATCACCTTCATCATGTTTCTCACGTGCCACCGATGCTGTCATGAGCTTGGAAAGGCCTTCCGTAACAAGGATAAAAAAATAAGGAGACAGTGGGTCCCCTTGTCTAAGCCCTCTTCCTGGTTCAATTGGTCCTGCTTGACCCGAATTAACGAGAACAGTATAGTGTACCGAGGTTACACACATCATGATCCAATGGATCCATTTCTCATCAAAACCCAAACGAGTTAGAACACCTCTTAAGAAACCCCAATCCACTTTATCATACGCCTTGCTAATATCTATTTTAAGAGCCAAGTTCGCCCTATTACCTCGTGTCTGTCTTTTAAGCGCATGGATTACCTCAAAGGTGATCATAGCATTATCGAGGATTGACCTACCTTCAATAAAAGCTGACTGTTCCTCTGTGACACATTTATTCAATAAATGTTTCATTCTGTTGGCTAAAGATTTTGACACCAGTTTATACACCACATTACAAAGGGAAATTGGGCGATAATCCTTCATAGTTTGTGGGTTGGAGCATTTCGGAATTAGGCAAATGTTGGTGTCATTAAGGGATGCCGAAAAGTACCCCCTCGAAAGCCATTCAGTAGCTGCCAGCCAAATCTCTCTACCACAGAGatcccaattttttttataaaaagccGGATTAAACCCGTCTGGGCCGGGAGATTTATTAGGATGCATGTCACAAAGTGCCTCATATAATTCTTCCTATTTAATAGGGCGGACAAGTTTCTCATTATCTTCCCCACTAATCACTTGCTGAAACAAATTAAGAATACCATCATAATTTCCTACTGTTTTAGTGAAGAGAGATTCAAAATAACTCCTAGCCACATTACTTAAATCTGCATGTTCAGCAACTTCATTACCCTCTTCATTCTTCAGCATTCTTATTTGCTTAAAGTTCCTACGCGCCGTTGCCGATTGATGGAAAAAGTGGGTGTTGCGATCACCATCTCGGTACCAGTGCATCTTAGCTCGTTGCCGCCAATAAAGATCCTCCTTAATGAGAGCCTTGTCATATTCACGTTGGGCTTCAAGAAAGCGGAAGTTCGCTTCTGAGTCGTGGCTGTTGCGGTAAGACTCCATAATTGATTTATGACGATCTATCTcctccttctttcttcttctatttctatTATTCCACTTCTCTAAGTCTTTAGCATAATTAGCAATTTGTTTCGTAACATCACATGATCTTTCCTGCTGCCACCCTTGTCGAACAACGTCTTCTATATCATCTTCTTCTAGCCAGTAATTTTCAAATCTAAAAGCATGATGCCGCCGATGTTGAAGGGCAGGATCGCACGAGAGAAGAATAGGAGAATGATCCGAATGCGATGCGATGAGGTTAGCTAGCTTAGCTGCCGGAAACATCTCCAACCAAGAAGTATTAGCTAAAGCACGATCTAATCTCTCCTCAACCATACGGTCAGTTCCTCGGCTCTTAACCCAAGTATATTGGTGTCCTTCTAGAGGGATATCGACAAGATTACAATCACTAATAGTATCTCGAAAACCATTGCAAAGCCAGTTGGGGTGAGGGTGGATTCCATGCTTGTCTTGCTGAGAGAGCATATCATTAAAATCTCCAATTGTACACCAAGGCAAACTAGACATATCACTAATTTCCCTCAGCATATCCCAAGCTTGTCTTCTTCTGTTTCATTCCGGATAACCGTAGTAACAGGTTAACCGCCACTCTCCTTTGTTGTCGTCTTTGACATGAATGTTGATGAAATTACGTGTAAAATTCTACACACCGCATTTATCTGAGTTCTTCGAAAGTACCGCCAATCCTCCACTTCTACCATCGATGTCAATAACAAAACAAGCCATGAATTTCAACCCAACTCTAATTGTTTCCAATTTGCGAGTTTTGGCAAGAGTTTCTGATAGAAAGATGATGGCAGGCTGGTGTGTATGAGCTAGCTTTCGTAAGTTAGGAATTGCTCGCGGGCTGCTCAGACCCCGACAATTCCAACTTAAGATTTTCACTAGTCCCGACAGTCCTGACTGCCAGAACTTGCCGTTAAAAAATGCACAGGCGATGAGGTTCCGTTATTTTCCGTCATTAGAGCAGACTCCCTTCTCCTCTTCTTCTctacttgttcattttctttGTTCAGTTCAAGAGGAATGTTGTCTTGGTCAAGATTCAGTGCATCATAAGGAAGTTGGAGCAGTGTGGTTTGAGGTTGTGGGTGGATGAGTTTTGGCAAACGGGGTTGTTTAAGGTTGGCTTGCCCAGCTTTTATATGTGTTGATTTGGTTTTAAATTTAAAGGGGTTGTCATTGAGTGTGTGGCTTGCTGTAGCTGAATTATCTGTTGGGGTGGTTTTGTTATCAGTGCAATCGGGAGTGAGGTGTAGGGATAGTTGCATGTTTGCATGGGGGGAAGGTTTTGATTGGTTGGGGATGGTGTGGGAAACGTGGCTATTGGGGTGTGGGGTCAACGATAATTGAGGGTTAGGGGTGGGGAGATGCTGTCCGCTAATTAGGGGTGGGGGAAAGTCTTTGGTTGGTGATATGTCATTTATGTGGGGCCGGTTATGTGGCGGCTGGTTAATAGGTGTTTTTGGGTGGGAGGCAGCTGGGAGACAAGGATTTGATTGGGTAATGATTGGGTTGAAGACTTGGTCGGGTTATTAAATTGGAAAAGGTGAATGTTTTGTTGCACATGCCCAAGTTTTATTGCTCCACCCGTGTGATTTGTATTAGTGGGGTTGGAATCTTTGTGATTTAATGACCAATTATTGGGTGAGTAAATGGCCTTAAAGGATTTGTTTGACTCAAAATTAATTTGCCCATGATTTTCTGAAATCTTGCCATTTGCCGCAGCCATACTCGCTTCCTCTGGGGATTGTGTTTCACGCGCCTGACCAGTAGTTTCAGTATTGAAATTTTCATTCCTTTCTGTGCGTTCTTGCCTAAGCCATCTTGATGTTGGTGCACCATATTTTTTATTCTCAGCTCGAATTTCATTGGACCACCCTCTTTTACCTGTGTCTTCCGCCATAGCAAATCGCACTTCACATCTCTGTTCTGAGTGCCCAAGAATTCCACAAACAAAACAGAATGTGCTAAGCTTTTCATATTTAAAATTGACCACGCACCATTCTCCTCCTTTATTTTTGACTCTAGTAGATTGCTTCAAAGGTTGCCGCACGTCGACTTTAACCCGGATCCTCATATATTGACGCCGGAACTCGTATTGTTATTTTTACCATATTCCACTAACGTACCAATGTAACTAGCCATTGCTTTCCATACCTTCTCTATCATGAAGCCAGCCGAAAGGTTATGGACTTGTATCCAAAAATCAACATGGAATAGAGGTATATTTTCAATTTGAATCCCCAATTTGACTTGTTCCAGGATTAGGAGGTGATTATCAAAACTCCACAGACCCCCGTTGATTACTGCTTCCATATCTAGTTTATGCTCAAACTGAAATAGGAACAAACCTTCAGATGCTTCCTTGATTGCGACCCCCTTCACAACTCTCCATATATCCGCAATTCTACTCTTCATGGATCGGACATGAATCGGTTTGTCACAAAGGAATCTCCCAACTAGACATAGTCGTAGATCCGCCACCTCGCTTACCTCTTCCTCCAGATCAAAACAGAAACCTTCTTCTTCACCGTCATCATCAATGGATAGATTAGCAAAACTCGGACTCGCCATACTGATCCGCAAATCAGACaagacacacacaaaaaaaaccaGGAAAAAGGATAGACTTTGCTTCTCAAATGAGAAGAAATAACAAAACCCTAGCAGAGATTTTAACAAAAGGATAGCGTTCATTAATTAACCGATCAAAAAGCCATCCTCCCGAAAAAAACAAAGATTTTAAAACATGAAACTTTTTACCGCTTAAAAAGCAATCAATGATACGGAACCTAAGTGAGAAACATCAATAATATGTTAAAAAGACTTGATACATAGAGTTCAAACACATTCATAACTAATGGATTTGAATTCTCTCTACTCATTTAAGCATAACAACGAATCAAAAGTGAAGAATACAAAATTTACCTTTCATTGATTGCTTCAAAAGAAGCATGGAACAAAAATAATGACATAATTTAAACAACTAAATCATACTATATTATAATAAAGTTCTAATAATATAAACCTATATATCTATGGAAACCAATGATATTATGCATCTATGATGTGCATATGTAATCaactaaaacaaaatttttataaCTGGTTAATAAGttcaaatcaataaaaaaatagcttttataattggttataagttcaaatcaataaaaacaaaattgatatgaaaacacaaaaaaaaaaagaaacaaattataaaaaaatgatgTAATTGTAAATAACTCATAAACGGCTTAAGCATATGTTGTGTTTAACTTATAAGAAATAAAGTTTTAGATTTTGGGGAAATCTCAACAAATTATAAAAAacctaagaaaagaaaaatgaaaatctaaaacaTCGTACCTTTGTTTTAGAAATTGTTGGGGATAATTTCAAACTAGTGGAACAGATCGATACTGTAACAGTGAGAATGTTGAAACGGTGACGATGGTAAAACCAAATAACAAAATTAACAACATAAACACAGCATACACTTTCTAAGCTAAACAAAAAACCCCACTAATTTCTCGTATTCTCATATTTAAAACATCGAACAACAACGttacaaataaaaagaaataattaaaactaatataGTAATTAATCCTTTTCAAATGAGGTTAAAACAAACATAAAAGTCCAGAATTTAAACCTATACATGAAGAAATTGAAATGGGGAAAAAGTTCAATAGAAGAACTTGACTTTGATTTGGTTGGGATTAACTTCGATGGCGATGGAGACCACATCAACGATTCaaccataattttaaaaaatgattcaaGGTGTAGGGTTCGTTAACAACGGCGAGATGCGGAACAAAGAGagatgaaaaacaacaacgacaacaacaacaatacttATTGTTGAGAATATAACAAGTGCGAGTATGGATAATAGTCTCATATTGAATATGCATGTGGTGACTTGGCATATATAAGTGGAAGaatccactcacctatcaccttaaggtcttaggtggagaagtggtgtgtctcccacaaaggtgtgttgctcaagcggaatgtcccggaaattaacaatgctccTTGCTCGACCCTCCTCCGATGTTGTgctaacaaatggtatcagaTCCTGGTTCGAGAAACGGGCCGGCTTACTTGTAGTTGAAGAGAGacggatacaagtgtatgtggaagaggaGTTTCCATATGGAGGGGGAGCGTTGTGGATTCACACTTGAGGGGGGGGGGTGTTGAGAATATAACAAGTGTGAGtatggataatagtcccacattggatatGCATGTgatgacttgag from Vicia villosa cultivar HV-30 ecotype Madison, WI linkage group LG4, Vvil1.0, whole genome shotgun sequence encodes the following:
- the LOC131597596 gene encoding uncharacterized protein LOC131597596, encoding MSSLPWCTIGDFNDMLSQQDKHGIHPHPNWLCNGFRDTISDCNLVDIPLEGHQYTWVKSRGTDRMVEERLDRALANTSWLEMFPAAKLANLIASHSDHSPILLSCDPALQHRRHHAFRFENYWLEEDDIEDVVRQGWQQERSCDVTKQIANYAKDLEKWNNRNRRRKKEEIDRHKSIMESYRNSHDSEANFRFLEAQREYDKALIKEDLYWRQRAKMHWYRDGDRNTHFFHQSATARRNFKQIRMLKNEEGNEVAEHADLSNVARSYFESLFTKTVGNYDGILNLFQQVISGEDNEKLVRPIK
- the LOC131597597 gene encoding uncharacterized protein LOC131597597 is translated as MASPSFANLSIDDDGEEEGFCFDLEEEVSEVADLRLCLVGRFLCDKPIHVRSMKSRIADIWRVVKGVAIKEASEGLFLFQFEHKLDMEAVINGGLWSFDNHLLILEQVKLGIQIENIPLFHVDFWIQVHNLSAGFMIEKVWKAMASYIGTLVEYGKNNNTSSGVNI